In Natronococcus sp. AD-5, the genomic window CCCGTCACGGCCGACGCCGTCGTCTACATCCGCGTGATGGACGCCAAGCGGGCGTTTCTCGAGGTCGACGACTACAAGCGGGCCGTCTCGAACCTCGCCCAGACGACGCTGCGCGCCGTCCTGGGCGACATGGAACTCGACGACACGCTCAGTCGGCGCGAGACGATCAACGAGCGGATCCGCTACGAACTCGACGAGCCCACCGACGAGTGGGGGATCCGCGTCGAGAGCGTCGAAGTTCGAGAAGTGAACCCCTCGCGGGACGTCAAGGGGGCGATGGAGCAACAGACCTCCGCCGAACGGAAACGTCGCGCGATGATCCTCGAGGCGCAGGGTGAACGCCGCAGCGCCGTCGAGAGAGCGGAGGGCGACAAGCAGTCGAACATCATCCGCGCACAGGGCGAGAAACAGAGCCAGATCCTGGAAGCGCAGGGTGACGCGATCTCGACCGTCCTGCGCGCCCGCTCGGCCGAGTCGATGGGCGAGCGCGCCGTCATCGACAAGGGAATGGACGCCCTGACCGAGATCGGCCGGAGCGAGTCCACCACGTTCGTCCTCCCGCAGGAACTGTCCTCGATGGTCGGCCGCTACGGCAAGCACCTCTCGGGCAGCGACGTCAAGGAAGACGGCGCGGAACTCGAGAGCCTCGAGTTCGACGAGGAGACCCGCGAGCTGATCGGCCTCGACGACATCAGCGAGATCATCGGCGAGATCGATCAGGAAGCCGACGTGGACGTCGAGGCGATGGAACAAGAGGCCCAGGCGATCAAGGAAGGAGAGGACATGGGTCGCGATCCCGACAGCATCACCGACGTTTCGGAAGCCGACGCCACCTCGAGCGACGGATCGGGCTCGGAGGGGCGCTGAGAGAACCGCTCGTCCGTTCCGGCGTCGCAGCCCTCTCGAGCTTCGGCGCTCGAGTCGCGGCGCCGTCCGGAGAGGAGACGAGCGGATTGGAGCGCAAATTCGGGTCGAAAAGCATAACGGGTTTCTCGCCGTACCGGCCGGTGCGGGACCTCGCCGGACGAGTCGCAGTTCGACCGCGACGAGCGTCCGACCTCGCGGTAGACGCGCTTACCGACGGAACGACCGTTCCGCTTCCATCTCCGCCGACGGCCAGGCGGAGCCGAGCGTCCAGACTTCGAGTTCGTCGAGAACGGCCGTCCCGTCGGCCGCGTAGATCGATACGCCGTCGCTATCCTCGCGCGTCGGGAAGATCCGGGTCGTCAGGCAGTGGCGCTCGTTCGCGAAGAGTTCGACGACCGAGCCGTCGACGAAGAATCCGACGAGCTCCGCGAGATCACTCATCTGTACGCGACGCAGCGCCGAACTGTTATAGAATTGTCGGCGTGAATACCGATGGAAAGAACGCCTTCCTCGAGAACAGTTCTGACGCGGTCTCGCCGGCGATATCGGCGTTTTCCTGTTCCTCGCCGGGCCAGGCAAGGGTGCACTATTTGGCCGTGGGTATCCTCTATCGGGCACCGAACGATGTCCAGTCACGCCACGAACTCGGAATTCGACGGACCGTCCGTGAACGAGCTCAGTATCGTCTCGACGGTGATCGACGCGGCGCTCGCGTTCGCTCGAGGCCGGCCGAAGAGCGGCCTGCTGTTACTCGCGGCCGCAGCCCTCTCGTCGCGCATCCCCGGCCTCGGAACGGCCGTCTCGCTCCTCCTCAGACTGGCCCGTCGGCTCCGGTAACCCGGCCGCGAAACGGAGCTCGCGGCAAAGGAGTTTATACCGCCGGGTGGCCGGGTCCAGTATGAGGCGGCGCGAGTTACTCGCCTACGCGGCCGGCGGTTTCGGCGGAATCGTCGCGTTCGAGAGCGGTACGGCCGGAGCCGTCCCGATCGATCGATTTGCCGACGAGTCGAGGTGCGACGAGGCGGGCGTAACCGATCGAGCGCTCGAGCGTCGCGACCAGCGCTGCGTCGGCGATCAGCGGGACGAGGCGACGATCCGGTTTACGGACGACGGCGTGATCGTCGACGGAG contains:
- a CDS encoding SPFH domain-containing protein — encoded protein: MSALALTLLQLEEVLAEPTLLVGLLVLAVAAITVWQMVEIVNAYNRGALTVFGEYRKLLQPGLNIVPPFVSRVYTFDMRTQTIDVPTQEAITRDNSPVTADAVVYIRVMDAKRAFLEVDDYKRAVSNLAQTTLRAVLGDMELDDTLSRRETINERIRYELDEPTDEWGIRVESVEVREVNPSRDVKGAMEQQTSAERKRRAMILEAQGERRSAVERAEGDKQSNIIRAQGEKQSQILEAQGDAISTVLRARSAESMGERAVIDKGMDALTEIGRSESTTFVLPQELSSMVGRYGKHLSGSDVKEDGAELESLEFDEETRELIGLDDISEIIGEIDQEADVDVEAMEQEAQAIKEGEDMGRDPDSITDVSEADATSSDGSGSEGR
- a CDS encoding GH32 C-terminal domain-containing protein; this translates as MSDLAELVGFFVDGSVVELFANERHCLTTRIFPTREDSDGVSIYAADGTAVLDELEVWTLGSAWPSAEMEAERSFRR